A part of Leifsonia xyli subsp. xyli str. CTCB07 genomic DNA contains:
- a CDS encoding alpha/beta hydrolase — protein MMTLRIDKPPFLIAVDVIALLLALYLLIRPSERRLFVGVAAAAGGGIVGALLVWLTDDVLDLFGVGLTPVTTMWTALGFAGVGLAIANLFRSRWWRKLIAVVSVPVFLAAAAAGVNVDFGAYRNLNDALGVVPYGPLNLHAEYGEIVAGTDWAGTTQQTEAPAKGEVGTVRIPATVSHFPARQAVVYLPPVALGPNPPALPVLYALSGQPGAPADMFTAGRIASFMDAYAAEHNGYAPIVVAPDQLGGPGRNPMCIDSHEFGNSATYILTDVRNWIASHLRVSSDPAAWGIFGYSEGATCAVQFASGHPQLFGSALASSSELGPTLGVEALTIARGFGGSRSAYEKAQPAAMMETHAPYENSTMVLGAGQDDAKYTAFAKTLHEDALRAGIHAELLISPGTAHDWNTVRHTLAKGFPQIAGQLGLTGIGTARTGETG, from the coding sequence ATGATGACGCTGAGGATCGACAAGCCGCCGTTTCTCATCGCGGTGGATGTCATCGCTCTCCTGCTCGCGCTGTACCTACTCATTCGCCCCAGCGAGCGACGGCTCTTCGTGGGCGTCGCCGCGGCGGCGGGCGGCGGGATCGTCGGCGCGCTCCTGGTGTGGCTGACAGACGATGTGCTCGATCTCTTCGGCGTCGGGCTCACTCCGGTGACGACCATGTGGACGGCCCTGGGGTTCGCCGGGGTCGGGCTGGCGATCGCGAATCTGTTCCGTTCGCGGTGGTGGCGGAAACTGATCGCGGTGGTGAGCGTCCCGGTTTTCCTCGCCGCCGCCGCCGCGGGCGTCAATGTTGATTTCGGGGCGTACCGCAACCTGAACGATGCGCTCGGCGTCGTGCCCTACGGGCCGTTGAATCTCCACGCTGAATACGGCGAGATCGTCGCCGGTACCGACTGGGCTGGCACGACGCAGCAGACCGAAGCGCCGGCGAAGGGCGAAGTCGGCACGGTCCGCATTCCGGCCACCGTTTCGCATTTTCCCGCACGCCAGGCTGTCGTCTACCTGCCCCCGGTCGCGCTGGGCCCGAACCCACCAGCGCTTCCCGTTCTCTACGCGCTCTCCGGCCAGCCAGGGGCGCCCGCCGATATGTTCACCGCCGGGCGGATCGCAAGCTTCATGGACGCCTACGCCGCAGAGCACAACGGGTACGCGCCGATCGTGGTCGCCCCTGACCAGCTCGGCGGCCCCGGCCGCAACCCGATGTGCATCGACTCCCACGAGTTCGGCAATTCGGCCACCTACATCCTGACCGATGTGAGGAATTGGATCGCCTCGCATCTGCGCGTCAGCAGTGATCCCGCGGCTTGGGGCATATTCGGATACTCGGAGGGAGCGACCTGCGCTGTACAGTTCGCCAGCGGGCATCCGCAGCTCTTCGGTTCGGCGCTCGCTTCCTCCAGCGAACTCGGCCCTACGCTCGGCGTCGAGGCGCTGACCATCGCTCGGGGCTTCGGCGGGTCCCGTTCTGCTTACGAGAAGGCCCAGCCCGCGGCGATGATGGAGACGCACGCGCCCTATGAGAATTCGACGATGGTGCTCGGCGCGGGGCAGGACGACGCCAAGTACACGGCGTTCGCCAAGACGCTGCATGAGGACGCACTGCGTGCTGGCATTCACGCCGAGCTGCTCATTTCGCCAGGGACCGCCCACGACTGGAACACGGTGAGGCACACCCTCGCCAAGGGATTCCCGCAGATCGCGGGGCAGCTGGGGCTCACGGGAATCGGGACGGCGAGAACAGGGGAAACGGGATGA
- a CDS encoding isoprenyl transferase, giving the protein MTPRPYTHKDAVEYRPLDWTGVHPPAFPRTAIPEHVAIVMDGNGRWANRQGLTRIEGHRAGEASLLDVVAGAIQVGVKHLSVYAFSTENWKRSPDEVRFLMGFNREVLHRRRDQLNEWGVRVRWAGRKPRLWSSVIKELQYAEQLTAGNDVLTLTMCVNYGGRTEIADAVRSIAEEVAAGRLKPSAVGEKTIQRHLYLPDTPDVDLFVRSSGEQRTSNFLLWQSAYAEMVFLDRLWPDFSRTDLWEAIELFARRNRRFGGAVDTPMTE; this is encoded by the coding sequence ATGACTCCCCGGCCCTACACGCACAAGGACGCGGTCGAGTACCGCCCGCTCGATTGGACCGGCGTCCACCCGCCGGCCTTCCCCCGGACGGCGATCCCCGAGCACGTCGCGATCGTGATGGACGGCAATGGCCGCTGGGCGAACCGTCAGGGCCTCACCCGCATCGAGGGGCACCGCGCCGGGGAGGCATCGTTGCTGGACGTGGTGGCCGGCGCCATTCAGGTCGGCGTCAAGCACCTCAGCGTCTACGCGTTCTCGACCGAGAATTGGAAGCGCTCGCCCGACGAGGTCCGCTTCCTCATGGGTTTCAACCGCGAGGTGCTGCACCGCCGCCGCGACCAGCTGAACGAGTGGGGTGTGCGCGTCCGCTGGGCCGGGCGCAAGCCCCGGCTGTGGTCGTCCGTGATCAAAGAGCTGCAGTACGCCGAGCAGCTCACGGCGGGCAACGATGTCCTGACGCTGACCATGTGCGTCAACTACGGGGGCCGGACCGAGATCGCGGATGCGGTGCGCTCCATCGCCGAGGAGGTCGCTGCGGGCAGGCTGAAGCCCTCCGCCGTGGGGGAGAAGACCATCCAGCGCCACCTCTACCTCCCCGACACGCCCGACGTCGACCTCTTCGTGCGCAGTTCGGGGGAGCAGCGGACGAGTAACTTCCTGCTCTGGCAGAGCGCGTACGCTGAGATGGTGTTCCTCGACAGACTCTGGCCGGACTTCTCCCGCACCGATCTGTGGGAGGCGATCGAGCTGTTCGCGAGGCGCAACCGGCGCTTCGGCGGCGCGGTCGACACACCGATGACGGAATAG
- the leuA gene encoding 2-isopropylmalate synthase encodes MKNTQAPSAMPIHKYRPFHEQIAVDLPDRTWPAKRIAVAPRWCAVDLRDGNQALIDPMSPERKRIMFDLLVRMGYKEIEVGFPSASQTDFDFVRSLIEENAIPDDVTIQVLTQAREHLIKRTYDSLVGAKRAIVHLYNSTSVLQREVVFRSDRQGIVDIALAGARLCRQFEALAPGTEIYYEYSPESYTGTELEFAADICNQALEVFEPTPERKVIINLPATVEMATPNVYADSIEWMSRHLNHRENVILSLHPHNDRGTAVAAAELGYLAGADRIEGCLFGNGERTGNVDLVTLGVNLFTQGIDPQIDFSDIDHIKRTVEHCNQLPVGERSPWGGDLVFTAFSGSHQDAIKKGFEAMAARAQRESVDVDDLVWAVPYLPIDPKDLGRSYEAVIRVNSQSGKGGVAYLLKSDHALDLPRKLQIEFSGVVQAKTDAEGGEVTSNEIWAIFQDEYLPAPETESDAKWGRFELGSTSTANENGDHVTLTVTLRDGETVSKATGEGNGPIAAFFDILNARGINVHLYDYSQHTLSASESATAAAYVEVNVDGRRLWGVGIDADTTTASFKAVISAVNRSVRASASSVPAELAGV; translated from the coding sequence ATGAAGAACACCCAGGCTCCCAGTGCCATGCCCATCCACAAATACCGGCCTTTCCACGAGCAGATCGCCGTCGACCTGCCGGACCGCACCTGGCCTGCGAAGCGCATCGCTGTCGCCCCGCGCTGGTGCGCCGTCGACCTGCGCGACGGGAACCAGGCTCTCATCGACCCGATGAGCCCCGAGCGCAAACGCATCATGTTCGATCTGCTGGTGCGGATGGGCTACAAGGAGATCGAGGTCGGGTTCCCCTCGGCCAGTCAGACCGACTTCGACTTCGTCCGCAGCCTCATCGAAGAGAACGCGATCCCCGACGACGTCACCATCCAGGTCCTGACCCAGGCCCGCGAGCACCTCATCAAGCGTACGTATGACTCGCTCGTCGGCGCCAAGCGGGCCATCGTTCACCTCTACAACTCCACGAGCGTTCTGCAGCGGGAGGTGGTGTTCCGCTCCGACCGCCAGGGCATCGTGGACATCGCCCTCGCAGGCGCGCGACTGTGCCGCCAGTTCGAGGCGCTGGCGCCCGGCACCGAGATCTACTACGAGTACTCGCCGGAGAGCTACACTGGCACCGAGCTGGAGTTCGCCGCCGACATCTGCAACCAGGCGCTCGAGGTGTTCGAGCCGACGCCCGAGCGCAAAGTCATCATCAACCTGCCGGCCACCGTCGAGATGGCCACGCCGAACGTCTATGCTGACTCTATCGAGTGGATGTCGCGCCACCTGAACCACCGCGAGAACGTCATCCTCTCGCTGCACCCGCACAACGATCGCGGCACCGCCGTGGCGGCGGCCGAGCTCGGCTACCTGGCCGGAGCGGACCGCATCGAGGGCTGCCTGTTCGGCAATGGCGAGCGCACCGGCAACGTCGATCTGGTCACGCTGGGCGTCAACCTGTTCACCCAGGGCATCGACCCGCAGATCGACTTCAGCGACATCGACCACATCAAGCGCACCGTTGAGCACTGCAACCAGCTGCCGGTCGGGGAGCGCAGCCCCTGGGGCGGCGACCTGGTGTTCACCGCGTTCAGCGGCTCGCACCAGGACGCCATCAAGAAGGGCTTCGAGGCGATGGCCGCCCGGGCGCAGCGTGAGAGCGTGGACGTGGACGACTTGGTCTGGGCGGTTCCCTACCTGCCGATCGACCCCAAGGACCTCGGCCGGAGCTACGAAGCTGTCATCCGGGTCAACTCGCAGTCGGGCAAGGGTGGCGTGGCGTATCTGCTGAAGAGCGATCACGCCCTCGACCTGCCCCGCAAACTGCAGATCGAGTTCTCGGGCGTGGTGCAGGCGAAGACCGACGCGGAGGGAGGCGAGGTGACCAGCAACGAGATCTGGGCGATCTTCCAGGATGAGTACCTGCCCGCACCCGAAACCGAATCCGACGCCAAGTGGGGCCGTTTCGAACTCGGCAGCACGTCAACCGCGAACGAGAACGGAGACCACGTCACCCTCACCGTGACGCTCCGCGACGGCGAAACGGTGTCGAAGGCCACCGGCGAAGGCAACGGACCGATCGCGGCGTTCTTCGACATCCTGAACGCCCGCGGTATCAACGTGCATCTCTACGATTACTCGCAGCACACACTCTCCGCGAGCGAGTCAGCGACCGCCGCCGCCTACGTCGAGGTGAATGTGGACGGCCGCCGTCTCTGGGGCGTCGGCATCGACGCGGACACGACCACCGCCTCCTTCAAGGCCGTTATTTCGGCCGTGAACCGCTCTGTCCGCGCCTCCGCCTCCTCCGTCCCGGCCGAGCTCGCCGGAGTCTGA
- a CDS encoding AMP-binding protein codes for MLINPDQKVSRMTRLVADSISRIDFAHSLLDAPRRPRLTQFGTQRKVLEQCVEEASNLLRSAGIAAGDRVLVKLADPPAFVDALVSIWLLDASPVIIDPRLSDTATTEVVSTVKPSFSFEEAGVVRAPMEADSGAPSTELMIQLTSGTTGRFRLVRRDVSSVRTEVERYQQMGYLGSGTSEVILGSSPFHTFGLVGAILSGLAAGKDVSFARQMTANELGVPDQRGRALVTVPTALHHLVEYRAGAYLSSLEAVLFAGERLTAEMAARLAAVANSPVNIFGTTETGLLAQSQIAETLRWFSTSGVRELDTSSGALAVRMQHSPYLSQEDPRCIDGWFRTVDIVNDDGSDRFTVLGRVDSQVSIAGRKVNLSRVEEAAIGTGMCIAAFSTRIELYVELAEGASSTAFRDALTGSLETVELPSQVLCIPRFPRTFGGKTIRDAPVLRALARAHHEAR; via the coding sequence ATGCTGATCAACCCTGACCAGAAAGTCTCCAGAATGACCCGCCTCGTTGCCGACTCCATCTCTCGCATTGACTTCGCGCATTCTCTACTTGACGCCCCGCGGAGGCCACGCCTAACGCAGTTCGGAACACAGCGCAAAGTCCTTGAGCAATGCGTAGAAGAAGCGTCGAACCTCTTACGAAGTGCGGGCATAGCTGCGGGCGACAGGGTCCTGGTGAAGTTGGCCGACCCTCCAGCCTTCGTCGATGCGCTCGTGTCGATTTGGCTCCTAGATGCGAGCCCGGTCATTATTGATCCCCGTCTATCCGACACGGCAACAACCGAGGTCGTATCAACGGTTAAGCCCAGCTTCAGCTTCGAAGAAGCTGGCGTCGTCAGAGCGCCAATGGAGGCCGATTCGGGAGCGCCGTCCACGGAGCTCATGATCCAGCTGACTTCCGGGACGACCGGAAGATTCCGCCTGGTCCGCCGTGACGTGTCCAGCGTGCGCACCGAGGTCGAACGCTATCAGCAGATGGGGTACCTCGGCTCTGGGACCAGCGAGGTGATCCTCGGAAGCTCGCCGTTTCACACATTTGGGCTCGTCGGCGCGATCCTGAGCGGGCTCGCTGCGGGCAAGGACGTGAGCTTCGCCCGGCAGATGACGGCAAATGAGCTGGGTGTGCCGGACCAACGCGGACGTGCGCTTGTGACCGTTCCAACCGCGCTACATCATTTGGTTGAGTACCGTGCGGGGGCGTACCTCTCCTCGCTTGAAGCAGTTCTTTTTGCCGGGGAACGACTGACTGCTGAAATGGCAGCCCGGCTGGCGGCTGTCGCTAATTCGCCCGTGAATATATTTGGTACCACCGAGACGGGGCTGCTTGCGCAGAGCCAGATAGCAGAAACGTTGCGCTGGTTTTCCACATCGGGCGTCCGGGAACTCGACACGTCAAGCGGCGCACTTGCAGTCCGCATGCAGCACTCGCCCTACCTCAGCCAGGAAGATCCGCGGTGCATCGACGGCTGGTTCCGCACGGTGGACATAGTGAATGACGACGGATCCGATCGATTCACAGTGCTCGGCCGGGTGGACAGTCAAGTGTCCATCGCCGGCAGGAAAGTCAATCTCTCCAGAGTTGAAGAAGCCGCCATCGGCACGGGCATGTGCATAGCCGCTTTTTCAACTCGAATCGAGCTTTATGTTGAGCTTGCTGAGGGCGCTAGTAGCACGGCCTTTCGTGACGCTCTCACCGGTTCCCTCGAGACGGTCGAACTGCCGTCACAGGTGCTTTGTATCCCGCGCTTCCCCAGAACCTTCGGCGGGAAGACGATTCGTGATGCCCCCGTGCTCCGGGCGCTAGCAAGGGCACACCATGAGGCCCGCTGA
- a CDS encoding bifunctional lysylphosphatidylglycerol flippase/synthetase MprF, which produces MSDTERTATPAPHPAKPKQAGRVGFWLSRAARLVGAHPFTTGVTLLILLLALVTNPLHGPHRPLRLWLGTGADQLAAGHWWSPITAVLFTNDLSELVVALALTVLIVRASERLMGTWRTAVAFFATAVSGVLAGTGVQLIGSQTGEMWARNVHHLVVLDVFTALGGTIMAASAFAGTLWRRRIRVITLLIAIMYLLYSGLPSDLYRLLAVLSGLALGVLMYPKARTVGWARSSHHEVRVLFASALTISALGPVIGLLTASRYGLLSPIGLLFTSDVPTTGSVLQHCQAFAVTRECVRDLTLARINGLGPVLLSVLPLLLLLVAAVGLLRGRRFAVWLAVAVNALLAVLSALYFGILPLANARPTVTPRYWEVTAILALSSLVPAVMALLLILFRRHFTVMPSARAVRRYALTVVIAGAGLVAFYVVTGWLQKDTGFTRPIDLGDLFEDVLERFVPVSFLRREPVLYLPTTPFATAVYHNIGTVFWLVAIIAAIPLMLGAGTGLRRVTGHSRVRVLLERGGGDAISFMATWHGNSYWFDPVDGRAIAYRVVGRVALTTGGPFGASPPHDAAIERFARFCDDSGWIPVFYSVEAHYQALFNRLGWFTMTVAEETVIRPQRWETTGKKWQDVRTSINRAQRAGIRAEWTTFGALPLTATVQLSDISEQWVAEKDLPEMGFTLGGLDELRDPAVRLMLAVDENGRIEGVTSWLPSYEAGRVIGWTLDFMRRRPGSINGVMEFLIAEAATQMKADGVEFMSLSAAPLAHTAGAASEGQSVMDLVLSYLSTSLEPVYGFRSLLKFKQKFQPELHPLIMAYPDPVALPAIGVALVRAYLPGLSVRQAAALAMGRS; this is translated from the coding sequence ATGAGCGATACGGAGCGCACGGCGACACCCGCTCCGCACCCAGCCAAACCGAAACAGGCTGGCCGCGTCGGCTTCTGGCTGTCGAGAGCCGCACGCCTCGTCGGCGCTCACCCGTTCACGACCGGTGTCACCCTTCTCATCCTCCTTCTTGCGCTTGTGACGAACCCGCTGCACGGCCCGCACCGGCCGCTGCGCCTCTGGCTCGGCACCGGTGCGGACCAGCTTGCGGCCGGGCACTGGTGGTCGCCGATCACCGCCGTGCTGTTCACGAACGACCTGTCCGAGCTGGTGGTCGCCCTGGCACTCACTGTCCTGATCGTCAGAGCGTCCGAGCGTTTGATGGGCACCTGGCGCACAGCCGTCGCCTTCTTCGCGACCGCCGTCTCCGGCGTCCTGGCCGGCACCGGTGTGCAGCTGATCGGCTCGCAGACCGGCGAGATGTGGGCGCGGAACGTCCATCACCTCGTGGTGCTGGACGTGTTCACCGCCCTCGGCGGCACGATCATGGCCGCGAGCGCGTTCGCCGGCACACTCTGGCGCCGTCGAATCCGTGTGATCACTCTGCTGATCGCGATCATGTACCTCCTGTACTCGGGCTTGCCGTCCGACCTCTACCGACTCCTCGCGGTGCTCAGCGGCCTCGCCCTCGGTGTGCTGATGTACCCGAAAGCGCGCACCGTCGGCTGGGCACGCTCCTCGCACCACGAGGTCCGGGTGCTGTTCGCCTCCGCGCTGACCATCTCAGCGCTCGGGCCGGTGATCGGCCTGCTCACGGCGTCCCGCTACGGGCTGCTCTCGCCGATCGGCCTCCTGTTCACCTCCGATGTGCCCACCACCGGGAGCGTTCTGCAGCACTGCCAGGCCTTCGCCGTGACAAGGGAATGCGTGCGAGACCTCACCCTGGCGCGCATCAACGGCCTCGGCCCGGTGCTGCTCTCTGTGCTCCCGCTGCTCCTGCTTCTCGTCGCGGCCGTCGGTCTGCTGCGCGGGCGCCGGTTCGCGGTATGGCTCGCCGTGGCCGTGAACGCGCTTCTCGCTGTGCTCTCGGCCCTTTACTTCGGCATCCTGCCGCTCGCCAACGCCCGACCGACCGTGACGCCGCGGTATTGGGAGGTCACCGCCATCCTGGCGCTCTCCTCCCTCGTGCCGGCCGTGATGGCCCTCCTCCTGATCCTGTTTCGCCGTCATTTCACCGTGATGCCGTCGGCGCGAGCGGTGCGCCGCTATGCGCTCACGGTCGTCATCGCCGGGGCCGGGCTTGTGGCGTTCTACGTGGTGACTGGCTGGCTGCAAAAAGACACCGGCTTCACCCGCCCGATCGACCTGGGCGACCTCTTCGAGGATGTGCTGGAGCGCTTCGTCCCAGTCTCGTTCCTCCGTCGTGAGCCCGTTCTGTATCTGCCCACCACCCCGTTCGCGACGGCTGTCTACCACAACATCGGGACCGTGTTCTGGCTCGTGGCAATCATCGCCGCCATTCCGCTGATGCTCGGCGCGGGCACAGGGCTGCGCCGCGTCACCGGTCACTCGCGGGTGCGTGTACTGCTCGAGCGGGGTGGAGGCGACGCGATCTCGTTCATGGCGACCTGGCACGGCAACAGCTACTGGTTCGACCCGGTCGATGGCCGGGCGATCGCCTATCGTGTCGTCGGCCGTGTGGCGCTGACCACCGGCGGACCTTTCGGGGCGTCCCCGCCCCACGACGCGGCGATCGAGCGGTTCGCGCGCTTCTGCGACGACAGCGGCTGGATACCGGTCTTCTACAGCGTGGAGGCGCATTACCAGGCGCTCTTCAACCGTCTCGGCTGGTTCACGATGACCGTCGCCGAGGAGACCGTCATCCGTCCGCAGCGATGGGAGACCACCGGTAAGAAATGGCAGGATGTGCGCACCTCCATCAATCGCGCCCAGCGGGCCGGTATCCGGGCGGAGTGGACGACCTTCGGCGCGCTGCCGCTCACGGCCACCGTGCAGCTCTCTGACATTTCCGAGCAGTGGGTGGCCGAGAAGGATCTGCCCGAGATGGGGTTCACGCTGGGCGGACTCGACGAACTGCGCGACCCCGCGGTCCGCCTCATGCTGGCCGTGGACGAGAACGGGCGCATCGAGGGCGTCACCTCCTGGCTCCCGTCCTACGAGGCGGGCCGGGTGATCGGCTGGACGCTGGACTTCATGCGCCGCCGTCCGGGCAGCATCAACGGTGTCATGGAGTTCCTCATCGCGGAGGCTGCCACACAGATGAAGGCCGACGGCGTGGAGTTCATGAGTCTTTCGGCGGCGCCGCTTGCGCACACAGCCGGCGCGGCGTCCGAGGGGCAGAGCGTCATGGACCTCGTTCTGAGCTACCTCAGCACCTCGCTGGAACCCGTGTACGGCTTCCGGTCCCTGCTCAAGTTCAAACAGAAGTTCCAGCCCGAGCTGCACCCGCTGATCATGGCGTATCCCGACCCGGTTGCCCTGCCCGCGATCGGCGTCGCCCTGGTCCGCGCCTACCTGCCCGGCTTGTCCGTCCGGCAGGCGGCCGCGCTTGCGATGGGGCGGAGCTGA
- the recO gene encoding DNA repair protein RecO has translation MPVYRDEAVVLRTHKLGEADRIVTMLSRQHGKIRAVAKGVRRTASRFGSRLEPFMVADVQLYEGRSLDVVTQAETIGAYGAAIAEDYASYTAANAMVEAADRLTDAEASLQQYLLLVGALRSLSRGEHGPGLTLDSYLLRVLSLAGWAPSFQDCSRCGRPGPHRQVVVQLGGVVCPDCAPQGASRVDAATIALLGALLTGGWETAEAAGESTRSQASGLVAAYAQWHLERGLRSLQHLQTDRHHRKASG, from the coding sequence GTGCCTGTCTACCGTGATGAAGCCGTTGTGCTCCGTACCCACAAGCTGGGGGAAGCCGACCGGATCGTCACTATGCTCAGCAGACAGCACGGCAAGATCCGTGCCGTGGCGAAGGGCGTGCGGCGCACGGCGTCCCGCTTCGGCTCGCGGCTGGAACCGTTCATGGTGGCCGATGTGCAGCTCTACGAGGGCCGGTCCCTGGACGTCGTGACCCAGGCCGAGACCATCGGGGCGTACGGCGCTGCGATCGCCGAGGACTATGCGAGCTACACGGCGGCGAACGCGATGGTGGAGGCCGCCGATCGGCTGACGGATGCGGAGGCGTCCCTGCAGCAGTATCTCCTGCTCGTCGGCGCGTTGCGCTCTCTGTCCCGGGGCGAGCACGGCCCTGGCCTCACGCTCGACTCGTACCTGCTGCGCGTGCTGTCGCTTGCGGGCTGGGCGCCGAGTTTCCAGGACTGCTCGCGCTGTGGGCGTCCCGGCCCGCACCGACAAGTCGTGGTGCAGCTCGGCGGTGTCGTCTGCCCGGACTGCGCACCTCAGGGCGCGTCGCGGGTGGACGCTGCCACCATCGCCCTCCTCGGCGCGCTACTGACCGGCGGTTGGGAAACGGCAGAGGCAGCCGGCGAGAGTACACGCTCGCAGGCGAGCGGCCTCGTCGCGGCGTACGCGCAGTGGCACCTCGAGCGCGGGCTGCGCTCCCTCCAGCACCTCCAGACCGATCGGCACCACCGGAAGGCGAGCGGATGA
- a CDS encoding MFS transporter, which translates to MLLTQVGSAMTAVAAVLLLVDRFGLGIESGLALALQVLPNVLLGPLVGDLVSTRDPRKIAVSSSLASAVVVMLYPLATTPALASLVAVLVGVVGLPAISSRMALRASVIPDAMQQQASGYIVATERLGLVMGPLVATIIATATDYTYIFYFEAVLALASAGLVFTLPRPEVGTTAPQRRRTRTGIHERLMSPYRRA; encoded by the coding sequence TTGCTGCTGACGCAGGTGGGTTCAGCAATGACGGCCGTGGCGGCCGTTCTGCTGCTCGTCGATCGTTTCGGCCTGGGCATCGAATCAGGTCTAGCGCTTGCTCTTCAGGTGCTCCCGAACGTGCTCCTTGGTCCGCTCGTGGGAGATCTGGTTTCAACACGAGACCCGAGAAAGATCGCCGTCTCTTCATCGTTGGCAAGTGCGGTCGTCGTCATGCTCTATCCGCTGGCCACGACGCCAGCCCTGGCAAGTCTGGTTGCAGTGCTTGTCGGTGTTGTGGGGTTGCCTGCGATCTCTTCGCGTATGGCCCTTCGTGCGAGCGTTATTCCGGACGCGATGCAACAACAAGCGAGCGGTTACATCGTTGCCACAGAGCGTCTCGGCTTGGTGATGGGCCCTCTCGTGGCCACCATCATTGCCACCGCAACCGACTACACCTACATCTTCTATTTCGAGGCGGTGCTCGCTCTAGCGTCTGCCGGCCTGGTGTTCACTCTTCCGAGGCCAGAAGTCGGTACCACTGCACCGCAACGGCGGCGCACCCGTACAGGGATTCACGAACGCCTGATGAGCCCTTATCGACGCGCTTGA
- a CDS encoding VOC family protein, whose amino-acid sequence MAGFPHVEVWIAELAEAQAEWGWLLRELGFEREAEWPEGESWAAAGAYLTLTTSPNLSRTTHDRRAPGVNHLAFRAGAPDRVNDIMARAVQHGWQPLYQDRYPHAGGPNHYAGWLENSAGFKAEVVADDS is encoded by the coding sequence GTGGCGGGATTTCCTCATGTCGAGGTATGGATCGCGGAGCTCGCGGAGGCGCAGGCTGAATGGGGCTGGCTGCTTCGCGAGCTTGGCTTCGAGCGCGAGGCCGAGTGGCCCGAAGGTGAGTCCTGGGCCGCTGCTGGCGCGTATCTGACGCTCACGACCTCACCGAATCTGTCCAGAACGACGCATGATCGGAGGGCGCCAGGTGTGAACCATCTCGCGTTCCGGGCGGGGGCGCCTGACCGCGTCAACGACATCATGGCTCGGGCGGTGCAGCACGGCTGGCAACCGTTGTATCAGGACCGGTATCCGCATGCGGGAGGCCCGAATCATTACGCGGGCTGGTTGGAGAACTCAGCCGGGTTCAAGGCAGAGGTCGTTGCGGACGATTCGTGA
- a CDS encoding trimeric intracellular cation channel family protein has translation MTTAALSIPLWGDLVAVGVGSLQGAMFASGFRDRRIDLLGVAIIGVATGIGGGLLRDLLLNVNPVALQSNWYLIATVVSALAGMLLVRLFRRLDPIITFLDALTIGLFGAIGATKALSLGLPEVPAVFVGVVSAVGGSILRDVLLNLPIALMHVGSLYAVAAGAGTVVLVVLVDLAVPPSIAALVCVVVTLVIRLLAVRFGWSLPEQRELGRIQPPRWMAFGRRPSAQRTLDRTDTGAIPRYRIEKPHYPAD, from the coding sequence GTGACAACCGCCGCCCTCTCGATCCCGCTCTGGGGCGATTTGGTGGCCGTCGGCGTCGGCAGCCTGCAGGGCGCGATGTTCGCCTCCGGCTTCCGCGACCGCCGCATTGACCTGCTCGGCGTGGCCATAATCGGCGTTGCGACCGGAATCGGCGGCGGTCTGCTCCGCGATCTGCTGCTGAATGTGAACCCGGTGGCCCTCCAGTCGAACTGGTATTTGATCGCCACCGTCGTTTCGGCGCTCGCCGGGATGCTGCTGGTTCGGCTCTTCCGCCGCCTCGATCCGATCATCACCTTCCTCGACGCGCTCACCATCGGCCTTTTCGGCGCAATCGGCGCGACGAAGGCGCTCTCGCTCGGGCTGCCGGAGGTGCCGGCTGTGTTCGTCGGTGTGGTCTCGGCGGTCGGCGGCAGCATCCTGCGCGATGTGCTGCTGAACCTCCCGATCGCTCTCATGCATGTCGGATCGCTCTACGCGGTCGCGGCGGGCGCCGGCACGGTGGTGCTCGTCGTGTTGGTCGACCTGGCGGTGCCGCCGAGCATCGCCGCGCTCGTGTGCGTCGTCGTGACCCTCGTCATCCGGCTGCTGGCTGTGAGATTCGGCTGGAGTCTGCCCGAACAGCGCGAACTCGGCCGCATCCAGCCGCCGCGGTGGATGGCGTTCGGCCGCCGCCCGAGCGCCCAGCGCACCCTCGACCGGACCGACACCGGCGCCATCCCCCGCTACCGCATCGAAAAGCCCCACTACCCCGCAGACTGA